A stretch of Aerococcus christensenii DNA encodes these proteins:
- the holA gene encoding DNA polymerase III subunit delta has translation MSFQQVIGALKSRKVDPVYVMVGQEKYLQKEFEKHLIEAVIGSKEEVNDFNWVKIDLEEWTLEDAMVEANTVSFFSEPKVIWIKNPAFLSSERGKREENGQVLLDYVHSPAEGVVVVFDCDFEKLDGRKKLVKDLKKVATLVDVGVADERTVTTYVKDYVRQAGYAMDRQVLQVFLERINYELSKAMNELDKIFLFVGETDKITKHDVETVVVPSLDNNIFHLTDFVMTKRLDKALALYRTLVLEKQQPIAILALLLSNFRLYSQIVLLNQAGYDQGAIAQTLSVHPYRIKMGAKQVARYASQEILLAYEKLVDLDYSIKSGQVEANLGIEYFILRFSKKV, from the coding sequence ATGAGCTTTCAACAAGTCATCGGAGCGCTTAAGTCTCGAAAAGTAGATCCTGTGTATGTAATGGTGGGCCAGGAAAAATATTTACAGAAAGAATTTGAAAAGCATCTAATAGAGGCAGTTATTGGCTCTAAAGAAGAAGTCAACGATTTTAACTGGGTAAAAATAGACTTGGAAGAATGGACTTTAGAAGATGCCATGGTAGAAGCGAATACCGTTTCCTTCTTTTCAGAACCTAAAGTCATCTGGATAAAGAACCCAGCTTTTTTGTCGAGTGAACGAGGGAAAAGAGAAGAGAATGGACAAGTTCTCCTAGACTATGTCCATTCGCCTGCAGAAGGTGTCGTTGTCGTTTTTGATTGCGACTTTGAAAAATTAGATGGTCGAAAGAAACTAGTCAAAGACTTGAAAAAGGTAGCGACTCTGGTAGATGTAGGGGTAGCGGACGAACGAACAGTGACGACCTATGTTAAGGATTATGTCCGTCAAGCCGGATATGCTATGGATCGACAAGTTTTGCAGGTTTTCTTGGAAAGAATTAATTATGAACTTTCCAAAGCCATGAATGAGCTTGACAAAATTTTCCTGTTTGTGGGAGAGACAGACAAAATTACTAAGCATGATGTGGAAACCGTTGTGGTGCCATCTTTAGATAATAATATTTTCCATTTAACGGATTTTGTGATGACGAAGCGATTAGATAAGGCGTTAGCTTTGTATCGGACATTGGTTTTAGAGAAGCAACAGCCGATTGCTATTCTTGCTTTACTATTATCTAATTTTCGCTTGTATAGCCAAATCGTGCTTTTGAATCAAGCCGGGTATGATCAAGGTGCAATAGCACAGACACTGAGTGTGCATCCTTATCGAATAAAAATGGGTGCAAAACAAGTCGCTCGTTATGCTTCTCAAGAGATTCTTTTAGCTTATGAAAAATTAGTGGATTTGGATTATTCGATCAAGAGTGGACAGGTAGAAGCGAACTTAGGCATTGAATATTTTATTTTACGGTTTTCCAAAAAGGTTTAG
- a CDS encoding YlbG family protein: MSLELPQRQELIVWLKNMKKIRYLYRYGKIYYVSNRRRYAILYTDKGEEVIQTLSSLDFVKEVSLSPRQTINYDFSVALEPETERAERLKKENDFEYPLK, encoded by the coding sequence ATGTCTTTAGAACTACCTCAACGCCAAGAACTTATCGTTTGGCTGAAAAATATGAAGAAAATAAGATATCTTTATCGATATGGGAAGATTTACTACGTGTCTAATCGCCGTCGTTATGCCATTCTGTACACAGATAAGGGGGAAGAGGTTATTCAAACCCTCTCGAGCCTTGATTTTGTAAAAGAGGTGAGTCTTTCGCCTCGGCAAACGATTAATTATGATTTTTCTGTAGCGCTCGAACCGGAAACTGAGCGAGCAGAACGTTTAAAAAAAGAAAATGATTTTGAATATCCTCTGAAATAG
- a CDS encoding DNA internalization-related competence protein ComEC/Rec2, protein MKRVLIWVTIGYILEILLIFHGSTWEVGVLVYYVWLLEQKADKKFLKKVLIYDALLLAFLMGYYWRLGSHFQEGRGTFILEVPIHEVKVKGDLLQFMGREVKSGEWLVSFYRLPQLEVKESWLNRGQSLLIKVTGELKVPNAANNLGGFNYRQFLEREEIYWPLSVDHLQILGNMRGPLAVLSNVRKAIYCSLEGMGEPIIGNYVKALFFNERSGIDKEVMQSYQAIGIIHLFSLSGFHVNYLLKLLKKTLLRIGVLREYYDWVALGVLGIYGTILGWPYGMFRAVGVYVLVFIQRRRKKRPHLLESTCGVMLAHLLFKPQALFSLSFQLTYALSLGLFFISQARDQWKSWQLTLGNALTCTLITLPFLIQTYASFNLLMVFANYFYAWLFTVILFPCLLLLAFGYWLGLGWMLSPLRGLVALGIQTTEAISQEMITWEIFHVIIGYLPGILVLVLVLGIGQWIDSFILRKNCRRTSLLLLGLLGALYAWPSLRPIGQVAMLNVGQGDCLMFQAPYSSRAYLIDACGLPSFPKEAWQERPIESLASREITPTLRRQGIRSLAGIFLTHGDIDHYGSIPELLKVWSVDNLYLPIGMKENTKVLRILKEGLKASKNPKIQVHWLGKGQQLILDKGQKVEVLMPDHIGQGKNEDSLALYAHLGQKTYLFTGDIGGEAERKMVDNLRRKKVDVLKVAHHGSDYSSPKDLLERIHPKVAWISVGRKNTYGHPSKRVIKNLKDLKVMVYRADQDGGTHYFYSFLGGYFQCARENDQ, encoded by the coding sequence ATGAAACGAGTTCTTATATGGGTAACGATTGGGTATATTTTAGAGATCCTTTTAATTTTTCATGGGAGTACGTGGGAAGTCGGTGTTTTGGTTTATTATGTGTGGTTATTAGAACAAAAGGCGGATAAGAAATTTTTAAAGAAAGTGCTGATCTATGATGCCCTTCTGCTGGCTTTTCTTATGGGCTATTATTGGCGGTTAGGGAGTCATTTTCAAGAAGGCAGAGGGACTTTTATTCTGGAAGTTCCCATCCATGAAGTGAAAGTAAAAGGAGATTTATTACAATTCATGGGGCGAGAAGTAAAAAGTGGAGAATGGCTAGTGAGTTTTTATCGCTTACCTCAATTAGAAGTGAAAGAAAGTTGGCTAAATAGAGGGCAATCTTTGCTTATAAAAGTCACTGGCGAATTAAAGGTCCCCAATGCTGCAAATAATCTGGGAGGATTTAATTATCGTCAATTTTTAGAAAGAGAAGAGATTTATTGGCCCCTATCGGTGGATCACCTTCAAATTTTAGGAAACATGAGAGGGCCACTGGCGGTGTTGTCTAATGTAAGGAAGGCCATTTATTGTTCTTTAGAAGGTATGGGAGAACCTATTATTGGCAATTATGTGAAGGCTCTATTTTTTAATGAACGGTCTGGAATAGACAAGGAAGTCATGCAGTCCTATCAAGCCATTGGAATTATTCATCTTTTTAGTTTATCAGGTTTTCATGTGAATTATTTACTCAAACTTTTGAAAAAGACACTTTTGAGAATAGGTGTATTGAGAGAATATTATGATTGGGTGGCCCTAGGGGTATTAGGAATTTATGGAACAATTTTGGGATGGCCTTACGGTATGTTTCGAGCGGTGGGGGTATATGTGTTGGTATTTATTCAACGCCGACGAAAAAAACGCCCCCATCTGTTAGAAAGTACATGTGGGGTAATGCTAGCCCATTTACTTTTCAAACCTCAAGCCCTTTTTTCTTTAAGCTTTCAATTGACGTATGCTTTATCTTTGGGTTTATTTTTTATTAGTCAGGCCAGAGATCAATGGAAAAGCTGGCAGTTAACTTTAGGAAATGCTTTAACTTGTACTTTGATCACGCTACCCTTTTTGATTCAGACTTATGCTTCGTTTAATCTTTTGATGGTGTTTGCTAATTATTTTTATGCTTGGCTATTTACGGTTATTCTATTTCCTTGTTTACTGTTGTTAGCTTTTGGATATTGGCTGGGATTAGGTTGGATGTTGAGCCCTTTAAGAGGATTGGTTGCTTTAGGTATTCAAACAACAGAAGCTATCAGTCAGGAAATGATCACTTGGGAGATTTTTCATGTCATCATTGGATATCTTCCAGGAATTTTAGTACTGGTGTTAGTGTTAGGAATAGGCCAATGGATCGATAGCTTTATCTTAAGAAAAAATTGTCGAAGGACGAGTCTTTTACTATTAGGCCTTTTGGGAGCTCTTTATGCTTGGCCAAGTCTTCGCCCGATTGGTCAGGTCGCTATGTTGAACGTGGGACAAGGGGATTGTTTAATGTTTCAAGCGCCTTATTCGAGTCGAGCTTACTTGATCGATGCTTGTGGTCTCCCTTCTTTTCCTAAAGAAGCGTGGCAAGAGCGTCCGATAGAGTCTTTAGCTAGTCGGGAAATTACGCCTACTTTAAGGAGACAAGGGATTCGATCATTGGCGGGAATTTTTTTAACGCATGGCGATATAGACCATTATGGCTCTATTCCAGAATTATTAAAGGTGTGGTCGGTAGATAATTTGTATTTGCCTATAGGAATGAAAGAAAATACGAAAGTGTTAAGGATCTTAAAGGAAGGATTAAAAGCAAGTAAAAATCCTAAAATTCAGGTGCATTGGTTAGGGAAGGGACAACAATTGATTTTGGATAAAGGGCAAAAGGTTGAAGTCTTAATGCCAGATCATATTGGTCAAGGGAAAAATGAAGACTCACTAGCACTTTATGCACATTTAGGTCAAAAAACCTATCTTTTTACGGGAGATATTGGTGGAGAAGCTGAAAGAAAAATGGTCGATAATCTTCGTCGAAAAAAGGTCGATGTCTTGAAGGTGGCGCATCATGGTTCAGATTATTCTAGTCCTAAAGACTTACTAGAGCGTATTCATCCCAAAGTCGCTTGGATTTCAGTAGGAAGGAAAAATACTTACGGTCATCCTTCTAAACGGGTGATTAAAAACTTAAAAGATTTGAAAGTGATGGTTTATCGAGCAGATCAAGACGGTGGAACCCATTATTTTTATTCCTTTTTGGGAGGATATTTTCAATGTGCTAGGGAGAATGATCAGTGA
- the rpsT gene encoding 30S ribosomal protein S20, whose amino-acid sequence MANIKSAIKRVRQNEKNTAQNTAKISEMRTAIKAFNQAVEEGADNTQELFTRAQKLVAQAANKHLIHANKASRTTARMAKKLNA is encoded by the coding sequence GTGGCAAATATTAAGTCAGCTATTAAACGTGTTCGTCAAAATGAAAAGAATACCGCTCAAAACACCGCTAAAATTAGCGAAATGCGTACCGCAATTAAGGCTTTTAACCAAGCCGTAGAAGAAGGTGCTGATAACACCCAAGAATTATTCACACGCGCACAAAAATTAGTAGCTCAAGCAGCTAACAAGCACTTAATTCACGCAAACAAAGCAAGTCGTACAACAGCTCGTATGGCTAAAAAATTAAATGCTTAA
- a CDS encoding PTS transporter subunit IIC — protein sequence MVSGETKVDILMPPLVTIVLGILLSWWIAPPIGKAAMTFGKLIMWATEQQPFIMGILVSVVVEIALTLPISSAAICAALGLTGLAGGAAVARCCAQMVGFAVMSFKENKWGGLVSQGIGTSMLQMPNIVKNPRVWLPPIITSALTGPLATCVFKLEINGPAINSGMGTCGLCGQIEVIQGWVNEVASGAKIGITFMDGLGLILISFILPAILSPLFRRLLERIGWIKEGDLTLG from the coding sequence ATGGTATCTGGAGAAACGAAAGTAGATATCTTGATGCCCCCTTTGGTTACTATTGTGCTAGGTATTTTACTTTCTTGGTGGATAGCTCCTCCTATTGGAAAAGCGGCTATGACTTTTGGAAAGTTGATTATGTGGGCGACTGAACAACAACCTTTTATTATGGGAATCTTAGTATCGGTAGTGGTAGAAATTGCATTAACACTTCCTATTTCTTCAGCCGCTATTTGTGCTGCATTGGGTTTAACCGGACTTGCAGGTGGGGCAGCTGTTGCTAGATGCTGTGCTCAAATGGTAGGTTTTGCGGTGATGTCTTTTAAAGAAAATAAATGGGGCGGTTTAGTCTCTCAAGGAATTGGGACATCGATGCTTCAAATGCCTAATATCGTTAAAAATCCGCGTGTATGGCTTCCACCCATTATAACGTCAGCTCTGACAGGCCCTTTGGCTACTTGTGTCTTCAAGTTAGAAATTAATGGCCCTGCCATTAATTCAGGGATGGGCACCTGTGGTTTATGTGGGCAAATTGAAGTGATTCAAGGCTGGGTAAATGAAGTGGCTTCAGGCGCCAAAATTGGAATTACTTTTATGGATGGTTTGGGATTAATTTTAATTTCTTTCATTTTACCTGCGATTCTTTCGCCCTTGTTTAGACGCTTATTGGAACGGATAGGCTGGATCAAAGAAGGAGATCTGACTTTAGGTTAA
- a CDS encoding PTS sugar transporter subunit IIC: MQTFLKRKNIEISFQRYGIEALAAMAQGLFCSLLIGTIINTIGSLTGLGFLVDTLATINGKAYTLGDLAMAMSGPAMAVAIGYALKCPPLVLFSLVTAGFASNALGGAGGPLAVGSFCSYINS; encoded by the coding sequence ATGCAAACGTTTCTTAAGCGAAAAAATATAGAAATTTCTTTTCAAAGATATGGGATTGAAGCCCTAGCTGCTATGGCTCAGGGACTATTCTGTTCTTTGTTGATAGGAACCATTATTAATACGATAGGGAGTCTAACCGGACTTGGCTTTTTGGTGGACACTTTAGCGACCATTAATGGCAAGGCTTATACTTTAGGCGACTTAGCTATGGCCATGAGTGGTCCTGCCATGGCGGTAGCGATTGGATATGCTTTGAAATGCCCTCCCTTGGTTTTATTTTCTTTAGTGACTGCTGGATTTGCCTCCAATGCTTTAGGTGGAGCTGGTGGCCCTTTAGCGGTTGGTTCTTTTTGTAGTTATATTAACAGCTGA
- the pnp gene encoding polyribonucleotide nucleotidyltransferase — MSEKQVFKMNWAGRPLQVEIGQLAKQATSAVLVRYGDTVVLTAMVAAKEPKEDQDFFPLQVNYEEKLYAAGKIPGGFVKREGRPTEHATLTARLIDRPIRPMFKEGYKNEIQIINTVLSVDNDCSPEMAAMLGSSLAITISEVPFDGPIAGVNVGRVHGDFVINPTLEQQKESDLELTVAGTKTAINMVESSAQELSEEEMLEALLFGHATIKELCYFQEEVRQAIGKEKADFQPEVLPEDLEEDIYARYHQKMVDAIQIFDKLEREEGVQAVKDEMIAFYEEQFAEDEDLESKTRQVAAAADKLEYEEVRRLITEEKVRPDGRKIDEIRPLSSEVGLLPRTHGSALFTRGQTQALSICTLAPLSEYQPLDGLSPEKERYFLHHYNFPQYSVGANGRYGSPGRREIGHGELGHRALQRVLPSQEDFPYTIRLVAEVLESNGSSSQASICAGTLALMDAGVPIKAPVAGIAMGLIMDEKDNQKYTILTDIQGLEDHLGDMDFKVAGTRQGITALQMDIKIKGITETILRESLAQAKTARLQILDHLTTALEAPRDHLSPYAPKIEMITIDPKKIGEVIGKGGETIDKIIEETGVKIDIDDDGRVSIASEDEAMIKRAIAIIEEITFEVEVGQVFTGKVTRIEKFGAFVQITSHQSGMVHISELQNQRTNKVEDVVSLGDEVKVKVIEVDNRGRINLSMKALEENNQ; from the coding sequence ATGTCAGAAAAACAGGTATTTAAAATGAACTGGGCAGGACGTCCGCTTCAAGTAGAGATTGGCCAATTAGCCAAGCAAGCCACGTCTGCCGTTTTGGTAAGATATGGAGATACAGTAGTTTTAACAGCGATGGTCGCTGCTAAAGAACCAAAGGAAGATCAAGACTTCTTCCCTCTTCAAGTGAATTATGAAGAAAAATTATACGCTGCAGGTAAGATCCCTGGAGGTTTTGTTAAACGGGAGGGTCGTCCAACAGAACATGCGACCTTGACTGCACGTTTAATTGATCGACCTATTCGTCCGATGTTCAAGGAAGGTTATAAGAACGAAATTCAAATTATTAACACCGTGTTATCTGTAGATAACGATTGTAGTCCAGAAATGGCAGCAATGTTAGGGTCTTCTTTGGCTATAACGATTTCTGAAGTGCCTTTCGATGGGCCAATTGCTGGGGTTAATGTAGGACGCGTTCATGGTGATTTTGTGATTAATCCGACTTTAGAACAACAAAAGGAATCCGATTTAGAGTTAACCGTTGCAGGGACGAAAACCGCTATTAACATGGTAGAATCCTCTGCCCAAGAACTCAGTGAAGAAGAAATGTTGGAAGCTCTATTATTTGGGCATGCCACCATTAAAGAATTATGCTATTTCCAAGAGGAAGTTCGCCAAGCCATCGGTAAAGAAAAAGCAGATTTTCAACCAGAAGTTCTTCCTGAAGACTTAGAAGAAGATATTTATGCACGCTATCATCAAAAAATGGTAGATGCCATTCAAATCTTTGATAAGTTAGAACGAGAAGAAGGAGTACAAGCTGTCAAAGATGAAATGATTGCTTTCTATGAAGAACAGTTTGCTGAGGATGAAGACCTTGAATCCAAAACTCGTCAGGTGGCAGCGGCAGCAGATAAGTTAGAATATGAAGAAGTCCGTCGCTTGATTACAGAAGAAAAGGTACGTCCAGATGGGCGAAAAATTGATGAAATTCGTCCACTTTCTTCTGAAGTTGGCCTTTTACCACGGACACATGGGTCCGCTTTATTTACCCGTGGGCAAACCCAAGCTTTGTCGATTTGTACTTTGGCCCCTCTTTCTGAATATCAACCTTTAGATGGGTTATCTCCAGAAAAGGAACGTTACTTCTTGCATCATTATAATTTCCCTCAATATTCTGTTGGGGCTAATGGACGGTATGGGTCACCAGGTCGCCGTGAAATTGGACACGGGGAATTAGGACACAGAGCTTTACAACGTGTGCTTCCAAGTCAAGAAGACTTTCCTTACACCATTCGCTTAGTAGCGGAAGTTTTGGAATCAAATGGTTCTTCTTCTCAAGCCTCAATTTGTGCGGGAACGTTAGCTTTAATGGATGCGGGTGTTCCTATCAAAGCGCCTGTAGCGGGGATTGCAATGGGCTTGATTATGGATGAAAAAGATAATCAGAAATATACAATTTTAACGGATATTCAAGGCTTAGAGGACCACTTAGGAGATATGGACTTCAAAGTGGCCGGAACTCGCCAAGGAATTACAGCTTTACAAATGGATATTAAGATTAAGGGAATTACAGAGACTATCTTGCGAGAATCTTTGGCTCAAGCCAAAACGGCACGGTTACAAATTCTAGATCATCTAACAACCGCTTTAGAAGCTCCAAGAGACCATCTCAGCCCTTATGCGCCTAAGATTGAAATGATTACTATTGATCCGAAGAAGATTGGAGAAGTCATTGGAAAAGGCGGAGAAACCATTGATAAGATCATCGAAGAAACTGGAGTTAAGATTGATATTGATGATGATGGACGTGTAAGTATCGCTAGTGAAGATGAAGCGATGATTAAACGTGCTATCGCTATTATCGAAGAGATTACTTTTGAGGTAGAAGTTGGTCAAGTTTTTACAGGGAAAGTGACCCGAATTGAAAAATTTGGAGCATTTGTCCAAATTACGAGCCACCAAAGTGGGATGGTTCATATTTCTGAATTGCAAAATCAACGTACCAATAAAGTAGAAGATGTTGTCAGTTTGGGAGATGAAGTCAAAGTTAAAGTCATTGAAGTAGATAATCGTGGGCGAATTAATTTATCCATGAAAGCCCTTGAAGAAAATAATCAATAG
- a CDS encoding helix-hairpin-helix domain-containing protein yields the protein MDKYWKILEQLDKKDFLKKYGKLAIGGLVSILVVVFILGGRGHSQEPSSPEEALEAPLESQSTSEKSPDKENTQEEIYIDIKGAVHQPGVYRMTAQERVMDALNKAGGLLEEAEDRGVNLSQKLTDQMVIYVPKKGEEVPDFLRGNLGERTGGVAGKESTSQININTADAKQLQNISGIGPKKANDIIQYREQNGRFKSVDELTKVGGIGKKTLEKIRSQIKV from the coding sequence ATGGATAAGTATTGGAAAATTCTGGAACAATTAGATAAAAAAGATTTCCTGAAAAAATATGGGAAATTGGCAATAGGAGGGCTAGTGAGTATCCTTGTCGTAGTGTTTATTTTGGGAGGACGAGGGCATTCTCAAGAGCCTTCTTCTCCTGAAGAAGCTTTGGAAGCTCCTTTAGAAAGTCAATCGACAAGTGAAAAAAGTCCTGACAAAGAGAATACTCAGGAAGAAATTTATATTGATATTAAAGGTGCTGTTCATCAACCAGGGGTCTATCGCATGACTGCTCAAGAACGAGTGATGGATGCCTTGAATAAAGCAGGCGGACTGTTAGAAGAAGCAGAGGATCGGGGAGTGAATTTGTCTCAGAAATTGACCGATCAAATGGTCATCTATGTCCCTAAAAAAGGAGAAGAAGTCCCTGACTTTTTGAGAGGCAATTTAGGAGAAAGAACAGGTGGAGTAGCTGGGAAGGAGAGTACTTCTCAAATTAACATTAATACAGCGGATGCGAAACAGCTTCAAAATATTTCAGGGATAGGCCCTAAAAAGGCTAATGATATTATTCAATATCGCGAGCAGAATGGAAGATTTAAATCTGTGGATGAACTAACGAAAGTCGGCGGTATTGGCAAGAAAACTTTAGAGAAAATTCGTTCTCAGATTAAGGTGTAA
- the rsmD gene encoding 16S rRNA (guanine(966)-N(2))-methyltransferase RsmD encodes MRVIAGEFGGIPLQAVPGKNTRPTTGKVKESMFNIIGQHLKGGRVLDFYAGSGALGIEALSRGADFVYGCEKNRQAQETILKNIAKTHVEGRYRLLTADNQRSLKRLRQEEPQLTFDWIFLDPPYKGQTLLALLEQFQEEQWLSDGATLVCELGSEDNLPEKVGQLVCFRNVVYGITRVVCYRLAE; translated from the coding sequence ATGCGTGTGATAGCCGGAGAATTTGGGGGCATTCCGCTTCAAGCGGTTCCGGGTAAGAATACCCGACCGACTACGGGTAAGGTGAAGGAATCCATGTTTAATATTATCGGGCAGCATCTCAAAGGGGGACGCGTATTGGATTTTTACGCAGGATCTGGCGCTTTAGGAATTGAGGCTTTGTCAAGAGGTGCGGATTTTGTTTATGGCTGTGAGAAGAACCGACAGGCCCAAGAGACTATTCTCAAAAATATTGCTAAAACGCATGTTGAAGGTAGATATCGTCTGCTAACGGCGGACAATCAACGGAGTTTAAAGCGACTAAGACAAGAAGAGCCGCAGTTAACTTTTGATTGGATATTTTTAGATCCTCCTTATAAGGGGCAGACTTTGTTGGCTTTACTAGAACAATTTCAAGAGGAGCAGTGGCTTTCTGATGGGGCGACGCTTGTTTGTGAATTAGGAAGTGAAGATAATTTACCCGAAAAGGTGGGACAGTTAGTCTGCTTTAGGAATGTGGTCTATGGTATTACGCGGGTAGTTTGTTACCGATTGGCAGAATGA
- the uvrB gene encoding excinuclease ABC subunit UvrB, whose protein sequence is MKDQFELVAPYQPNGDQPEAIQALVRGVEKGDKEQVLLGGTGTGKTFTMANVIEKTNRPTLVLAHNKTLAGQLYSELKEFFPNNAVEYFVSYYDYYQPEAYVPSSDSYIEKSASVNNEIDKLRHSATSSILERRDTIIVASVSCIYGLVDPEEYRNHVLSIRQGQEIDRDDLMRQLIDMQYERNDIDFRRGTFRVRGDIVEIFLPSREGEAVRVEFFGDEIDRIREVDVMTGEVKNDVKHFPIYPATHFVVDYDKIHRAVETIEEELDIQLKRFKEEGKLLEAQRLEQRTRYDIEMLLEMGYCNGIENYSRHMDGRKPGQPPYTLLDFFPEDYLLIVDESHMTMPQVRGMYNGDKARKEQLVEYGFRLPSALDNRPLKLEEFEKRVNQAIYVSATPGDYEIQKANGEIVEQIIRPTGLLDPQVEVRPIQGQIDDLISEINERIEKKERVFVTTLTKKMAEDLTDYLEDVGIKVKYLHSDIKTLERTEIIRDLRLGVFDVLVGINLLREGIDVPEVSLVVILDADKEGFLRNERSLIQTVGRAARNAHGHVIMYADEMTDSMKAAITETERRRKIQKAYNQAHGIIPKTIQKGIRESIHITSKPQEERTESLADTIRALNRTDKEEALHHVEQEMQAAAKVLDFEKAAELRDILLELKAEYAIK, encoded by the coding sequence GTGAAAGATCAATTTGAATTAGTGGCTCCCTATCAACCGAACGGCGACCAACCCGAAGCGATCCAAGCATTGGTTCGGGGCGTCGAAAAGGGAGATAAGGAGCAAGTCCTTTTAGGGGGAACAGGAACAGGAAAGACTTTTACCATGGCAAATGTGATTGAGAAAACCAATCGCCCTACTTTGGTATTGGCACATAATAAAACTTTAGCGGGCCAGCTTTATTCTGAGCTCAAAGAGTTTTTCCCGAATAATGCGGTGGAATATTTTGTATCTTATTATGATTATTATCAGCCGGAAGCCTACGTTCCTTCGAGCGACTCTTACATTGAAAAGAGTGCTTCTGTGAATAATGAGATTGATAAGTTACGACATTCTGCGACATCATCGATTTTAGAGCGAAGAGACACCATCATTGTGGCTTCTGTGTCTTGTATTTACGGCTTGGTAGATCCAGAAGAATATCGCAATCATGTCCTATCTATTCGGCAAGGTCAAGAAATAGATCGGGATGATTTGATGCGGCAGCTAATTGATATGCAATATGAAAGAAATGATATTGATTTTCGACGGGGAACCTTTCGAGTGAGGGGAGATATTGTTGAGATTTTCTTACCTTCCAGAGAAGGGGAAGCTGTTCGAGTGGAATTCTTTGGAGATGAAATTGATCGTATTCGTGAAGTGGATGTAATGACAGGAGAAGTGAAAAATGATGTAAAACATTTCCCCATTTATCCTGCCACTCACTTTGTGGTGGATTATGATAAGATTCATCGCGCCGTAGAAACAATTGAAGAAGAATTAGATATTCAATTGAAACGCTTCAAGGAAGAAGGCAAGTTACTTGAGGCCCAGCGTTTAGAACAGCGAACCCGTTATGATATCGAAATGCTTTTAGAGATGGGATACTGCAATGGAATTGAAAATTATTCCCGACACATGGATGGGAGAAAACCAGGGCAACCTCCCTATACTTTATTGGATTTTTTCCCTGAGGATTATCTGTTAATTGTGGATGAATCTCATATGACTATGCCTCAAGTTCGGGGAATGTATAATGGCGATAAGGCAAGAAAGGAACAGCTGGTAGAGTACGGTTTTCGTTTGCCAAGTGCTTTAGACAATCGCCCCCTGAAGTTAGAAGAATTTGAAAAGCGGGTGAACCAAGCCATCTATGTGTCTGCTACTCCAGGAGATTATGAGATTCAAAAGGCGAATGGTGAAATTGTTGAACAGATTATTCGCCCAACAGGCTTATTAGATCCTCAAGTAGAAGTTCGTCCGATTCAGGGACAAATTGATGACTTAATCAGCGAAATTAATGAAAGAATAGAAAAGAAGGAACGGGTCTTTGTCACTACTTTAACGAAGAAAATGGCAGAAGATTTGACAGATTATCTAGAAGATGTTGGCATTAAAGTTAAGTACCTTCATAGTGATATCAAAACTTTAGAGAGAACAGAAATTATTCGAGATCTTCGTTTAGGGGTATTTGATGTCTTGGTAGGGATTAACTTACTAAGAGAAGGGATTGATGTCCCAGAAGTTTCTTTAGTGGTTATTTTAGATGCTGATAAAGAAGGCTTCTTGCGTAATGAACGGTCTCTCATTCAAACCGTTGGACGGGCTGCTCGAAATGCTCATGGACATGTGATTATGTATGCAGATGAAATGACGGACTCTATGAAGGCTGCAATCACTGAAACGGAGCGGCGCCGGAAAATTCAAAAAGCATATAATCAAGCTCATGGGATTATTCCAAAAACCATTCAAAAGGGTATTCGAGAATCTATCCATATTACGTCTAAGCCTCAGGAAGAAAGAACAGAATCTTTGGCAGACACGATTCGTGCTTTGAATCGCACGGACAAAGAAGAAGCCTTGCATCATGTCGAACAAGAAATGCAAGCGGCAGCCAAAGTTCTAGACTTTGAAAAGGCCGCAGAACTTCGAGATATTCTTTTAGAATTGAAAGCAGAATACGCTATCAAATGA
- the rpsO gene encoding 30S ribosomal protein S15, translated as MSLTKSEKDAIIAKYAAHEGDTGSAEVQIALLTADINHLNDHAKTHKKDHASYRGLMKKIGHRRNLLAYLRKKDVTRYRNLIQSLGLRR; from the coding sequence ATGTCATTAACAAAATCTGAAAAAGATGCAATCATTGCAAAATATGCAGCGCATGAAGGAGATACAGGTTCTGCTGAAGTTCAAATTGCTTTATTAACAGCAGATATTAACCACCTCAACGACCATGCCAAAACACATAAGAAAGACCATGCTTCTTACCGTGGTTTAATGAAGAAAATCGGTCATCGTCGTAACTTATTAGCTTATTTACGTAAAAAAGATGTTACACGTTACCGTAACCTTATCCAAAGCTTAGGTTTACGTCGTTAA